One window of Candidatus Binatia bacterium genomic DNA carries:
- a CDS encoding lytic transglycosylase domain-containing protein translates to MLGIFGLTALLCGCAGGGYLPYAPGALDSMTLNALVSGASQANGVPPGLVRAVLMAESGGNPSAISVAGAQGLMQLMPGTAASCGIANPFDPTENVQCGAGYLHSLLHRYHNNVTLAVAAYNAGPGAVDRYHGVPPYSETRAYVVRVMSAYKSY, encoded by the coding sequence GTGCTGGGTATTTTCGGCCTGACGGCCCTACTCTGCGGATGCGCAGGAGGGGGATATCTTCCATACGCCCCCGGGGCGCTCGACTCGATGACGCTCAACGCGCTTGTCTCCGGCGCTTCGCAGGCCAACGGCGTGCCCCCGGGTCTCGTACGCGCCGTCCTCATGGCGGAATCGGGCGGCAATCCGTCGGCGATCAGCGTTGCCGGCGCGCAAGGTTTGATGCAATTGATGCCGGGCACGGCGGCGAGCTGCGGGATCGCCAATCCGTTCGACCCGACCGAGAACGTGCAGTGCGGCGCGGGCTACCTGCATTCGCTGCTCCATCGCTACCATAACAACGTAACGCTTGCGGTGGCCGCATATAATGCCGGCCCCGGCGCGGTCGACCGCTATCATGGCGTGCCGCCCTATTCCGAGACGCGCGCGTACGTCGTGCGCGTGATGAGCGCGTACAAAAGCTACTGA
- a CDS encoding LptF/LptG family permease, translating into MATLIQRQPLPHVRSTLFRVPILDGYLLREMVGPFGFAFGAFLLFWALNIFVLAADYIINQHAPFFLVLRFVIFRIPQAIPMAFPFACLFAALLAMGRIMGDNEMTAMRTSGISVLRIALSPLLFGFTMFVLAYAMNEWVAPASVDLSTRTFYQIIYHTDALPVEPQFFRKDPDTGNTFYVTQVAPDNKTMVEVQIFKPAKYGPWNETLQAKTATVSGTNLVLHDVIDTRYNNDGLLTNQQHVNSITIGLPLGETASQFVSSVNSDPWTMSSKSLRMQVNSLQAQGIGGTAMGTLQISLANKLAWPFACFVGVVIALPLALRFGKRGRTLGIALSLVAFFCYYLMTSAASAFGRNGAINPFLAAWLPNIVMGTAGAILLWLEER; encoded by the coding sequence ATGGCGACGCTGATTCAACGCCAGCCGCTTCCTCACGTGCGTTCGACGCTCTTTCGCGTACCGATTCTCGACGGCTATCTCCTGCGCGAGATGGTCGGTCCGTTCGGCTTTGCTTTCGGCGCGTTCTTGCTCTTCTGGGCGCTCAACATCTTCGTTCTGGCGGCCGACTACATCATCAACCAGCACGCGCCTTTCTTCTTGGTGCTGCGGTTCGTCATCTTCCGCATCCCGCAAGCGATCCCGATGGCCTTTCCCTTCGCTTGTCTCTTCGCCGCTCTGCTGGCGATGGGACGCATCATGGGCGACAACGAGATGACCGCGATGCGGACGTCGGGGATCTCGGTGCTGCGCATCGCGCTCTCGCCGCTGCTCTTCGGCTTCACGATGTTCGTGCTCGCCTACGCGATGAACGAGTGGGTGGCGCCGGCTTCGGTGGATCTCTCGACGCGCACGTTCTATCAGATCATCTATCATACGGACGCGCTGCCGGTCGAACCGCAGTTCTTCCGCAAGGATCCCGACACCGGCAACACGTTCTACGTGACGCAGGTCGCGCCCGACAACAAGACGATGGTCGAGGTGCAGATCTTCAAACCGGCCAAGTACGGGCCGTGGAACGAGACGCTGCAGGCAAAGACCGCCACGGTCTCGGGCACCAACCTCGTGCTCCACGACGTCATCGACACCCGCTACAACAACGACGGCCTCCTCACGAACCAGCAGCACGTCAACAGCATCACGATCGGACTGCCGCTCGGAGAGACGGCCTCGCAGTTCGTGAGCTCGGTCAACAGCGATCCCTGGACGATGAGCAGCAAGTCGCTGCGCATGCAGGTGAACTCGCTCCAAGCGCAGGGCATCGGCGGCACGGCGATGGGCACGCTGCAGATCAGCCTCGCGAACAAGCTCGCGTGGCCGTTTGCGTGTTTCGTCGGCGTCGTCATAGCGCTGCCGCTGGCGCTGCGTTTCGGCAAGCGAGGCCGGACGCTCGGCATCGCGTTATCTCTCGTCGCGTTTTTCTGCTACTATCTCATGACCTCGGCGGCATCCGCGTTCGGACGCAACGGTGCGATCAATCCGTTCCTCGCCGCCTGGTTGCCGAACATCGTCATGGGAACCGCCGGTGCGATCCTCCTTTGGCTGGAAGAGCGCTGA